From the genome of Adhaeribacter pallidiroseus:
AGTCTTTTTGATTCTTTGCACCAAAAAAGTAAGTTTAATGGTAATGTACTTATCGCGCAAAACGGGGCTGTATTGTATCAGCGTTCCTTTGGCTTTGCGGATCGGGCAAAAAAAATCCGGAACACCGCTACGTCCCGTTTTCATCTGGCCTCTACCAGTAAATTATTCACCGCCGTTGCTATCCTGCAATTAAAGGAAAAAGGGCTAATTAAATTGAATGACCCGGTTGTTAGGTATCTGCCTGATTTTCCTTATTCCGGTATTACTATTCGGCATTTACTTACCCACACGGCCGGTCTGCCGGACTTCCAAATCTTTGAACCTTACTACCAGGAGAACCCCCGGCAGATTCTTACCTCGGCGGATCTTATCCCGGCCTTAAAAAGGTATGGTAAAGTGTTATTTGAACCAGGGGAGAAATGGAGCTATTCCAGTCCGGGAACTGCCTTGCTGGCCGTCATAATAGAGAAAGTCACGCGCCTAAAATTAGAACAATACCTAAAGCAGTATATCTGGGATAAATCTGGCATGCATCATACTTATATTAATTCGTTAAGCGCCTGGGTGAAGGATGAGAAACGGGTGAAAAACTATGCCCGAACTACCATTTTCTCGGACAGCGTTCAAATAGCCGAGAGCATTCCGAAGCACCGGGAGTTCGCGCAAATATCAGGGGCACTGATCGGGCCGGGATTAGTAGTTAGTGACGCGGATGATCTTTTTCTATTCGACCAGGCTTTATATGCCGGAAAATTACTCCGAACTGAAACCATGAACGAGGCGTTTACCCCTATTAAACTTAATAACGGAACCTACGCCCAGCCAGAGCCATTTTTGGGTAAAACGGCCTTCGGGCTGGGCTGGTTCCTGCTGGCCGAAGATCCTGCTCGTAAGATAGTATTACATACCGGAAAGCAGGGAGGTATCGTTACTATTTTTGTAAGGGATGTTACCCAAAAACGCACCTATATTTTGCTAGATAATTCCGAAAGTCCGGGCCTGAGCAACACAACCTTAAATGCGATGCGCATTTTAGATAACCGACCCTTACTGACGTTAAAAGAATCACTGGCCTTTACCTATGCCCAGGATATAACCAAGCGTGGCATTGATTTCGCCCTCAGCCATTTCAATCAAGTAAAAACCGATACGGCCCATTATTATCTCAATCTTTTTGAAATGGATTATGTGGGTCATCAGCTGATTGCGCACCAACGGGCCGAACAGGGCCTGGAAACCCTGCGGCTGCTTACCCAAATGAACACGGATAACTGGTTCCCCTATTACAGTTACGGAAAAGAGTTAGTAGCCTTAGGCAAGAAAGAGGAAGCCGCCATGAATTTAAAAAAATCGCTCTTACTCTCCCCGGAAAACCAAGAAGTTAAACAGGTATTAGAACAATTAAAAGGCAATTAGATGACGCTCACCGTTTGTTTAAACCACCCATACACTCTCCTAAAGTCTGCTTAAAAAACGGTCGTGGGGGTTGCACAACCATTTAAATAACCGGTTTCAATTCTCCCTAAAGTATAACCGTTTTACATGTTCGTACTTATCAGGCTAAGTTAGCCCAGTAGGAGCAGAGTTGATTTTCCCTTACAGCTTCACGCCATGGTTTTTGTTGCTGCTTTGTTTTCCGCTCCATTTTTTCTGTTGCAAGCTCCATTATCTTTGTTGCTATTTTGCTTCAACAAACCCGCAAGAGCACGCCCGTTTTCCTCTTCGGAACAACCTCCTTTTTTAATAAAATACTAGCAACAAACCGGCTTCGATTTTCCCGAGAGAATAACCATTTTACGCCTTAATCCAATCCGATATAATCTTTTTCAGGTTTGATTCCGCCTTTTCTATTTCCGCCCTATTTTTAAAAGTGGCGATAGCGCGGTCATTTTCTTTCCAAAGCAGAAGTCCGGATGGATCATTGATCAGTTTGTCCGCAGGTTGCCTCATCTTCTTTACTCCCCTATGAAAAATTAACTGAATTTGTTTACTTGGGTGAATTCTCATTGTTATTCTGTCTTGGTCATTAAAGCAGTAATTCGGACCATTCCATTTTATATTTTCCGTTAATCCTTTTATGGCGGCTAAGATTATTTGTCGCAGTTCCTCTATTTCTGCTCGCAAAGGATGATTTAACGCATCGACAAATTTAGTTACTTCCTCATTTAGGTTTTGCATAACTATTTATTCAACTTGTTTTCCTGTTTAATTCCGTAGTGGTTTTTTTACCGTTAGTGCCAGTAAACGAACACCGGTTGGCAACTTCTATTTCCGCTAGTATCTCTAAAACGTGGGTGGCGCAGCCCTTAAGTCTGAATCCAAGAAATCGGTAATCATCGGGATAAGCCAATCCGTCCGCTTGATCATACCAACATGAGTAGTGCCCGGCAGAATGGCCAGCCGGGATTGGGGCAACCCGTGCAGATCTCCCTGTTTTCCGCCACCTTTGGCTCGGAACAGCTTCAGAGCATGCTCGTACCGGACGCCATCAGCATCACCCATGGCTATAAATAGGGGAGCCTTAATATTTTTTACCCCGCGGAACCAATTATAGGGCTTTAGATCGATATTGATCACCTTTTTCACAAATTCCGGGAAATGGGCCGGATCGTTCCCCCAGCTATCGTATTGGGCTCGGATCGGAGTGTCTTGAAACATCTCTGGGGTGAAGGTAGCAAAACTCGCCTCGGTATCGGGCCACCAACCATCGTGCGCATAAGGAGCCGACAAGACCACGAGCCGGCGTACCTGCTCGGGATGACGCACTCCCATTTGAAAAGTTACCCCGCCGCCCATACTATATCCTAAAATGTCGGCCTGCTCTATCTGGAGGTATTGCAGCAAGCCGGATACATCGTCGGCCATGGCTTCATAGCTAAACTCTCGGGAGATATCCCGGGTGCGGCCGTGGCCCTGCATCTCCGTTGCAATTACCATTCGGTCTTGAGCCAACAAGGGTATGATGTTCGTCCAATTCAAAGGGATAGTCATAAAAGAGCCGTGCAGCAGGACCAGGGGCTTGCCCTGGCCATATACTTCATAGTACATGTGTAATCCATTAACGGCGGCATAGCCGCTTTTAGCGGGATTTAGATTCTGACTCATAACTGTCGCATTTACTTCTGTGGAAATGTTTGATGCCTTGTTCTGATCTGCTTGGCAAGATGTTGCTCATTTCTTTTATAGTTTCGATGGTCAATCCTGGGCACCCATCGGTACCCCATTAAAAATGACGTATACTTTACCGCACTTTATGGGCTATCGGTTTGGGTTGTTTACCTATGCTACTAAAAGGGCGGGCGGTTACGCAGATTTCGACTTTTTCCATATCGAAGAAAAAATTTCAAAAATAGATTAACCCATAATCAATAGAAGCGCTATAATTTAAAAATCTAAAGTCAAAAGTACGCTACGTAATTAAAATAAAGATAGAGAAAGAGCGTATCAGGTTGAGCAATCGGGTAGACTTAGAAAAGAATGGTAGCCCCGGCACAGGTCATTCTTCAACGTATTTCTAATCGTTTTTCAGCTGTAGCGGAATGAGTTGGGGATTGGTAACCCTGTTGCTTGTGGTTTATCTGTTTTATTTTATTGCTGATAAATACCCAGGTTGATACCTATTTCCCAAGCAATTCTCTCTCCAGTTACTAGCTCCTAAACGCTTGGCGTTTTCGAAACAAACGTAGCAAGGTAGCTTCTTGTTCTTAATCCGGCTCTACTTGCCGGAACGCAGAGCTCCTGCCGCGGTTGGGTTCTCTTACTAAATGGCCCCTGGCGGCTCTTAATCGGTCCGAACAGAAAGCGGAATACAGTTCTGCTCCGCCCGGTTGTTGCCTGCATTAACTTTTTAATAGCTTTATTAACTTTAGTGCAGGAAAAAAGTCTTTTTTACCGGAAAATTCATTTTTAGTTCAGGTACTGTTAAATTCAGCTATCCAGTTTTTTTCTAAACCTTCAATTTTATTGGAAAGTGTAGAAGTAAACTTTAATTGTTTACCCGGTAAAGTATTTTCTGAAACTTACCCCCGAATGGCATCAAACTTTTTAATTTTTTATAAAATTATCCGCAAATCCCATGCACGCATATGAGGACCGGTAAAGTTACCCGGTGTTTTAATTGAGATAAATAATTACTCCTTTTTATTTTAAATTTAAGGCAAGCTCTTAAATCTGATGGTTTCTGTTCAGCTTTTTATAAGCACCCGGCGCCATTCCCGTCAACGATCGAAATAACCTGGAGAAATAAGAAAGGCTATCAAATCCCGTTTGGTTAGCTATCTCGTAAAATGGCAGATCCGTGGTAGCAATAAGCAGCTGGGCCCGTTCCACCCTTTTCATTTGCAGGTACGCCAGGGGTCGCATGCCCGTGTTTTCCTGGAAAAGCCGGGAAAAATAATCGGGGTGCTGGCTAGCCCGTTTTGCCAGCAGATCCACGGTTATAGGGGTAGAAAGATTGGTATGAATATGCTGAATGGCCTCGGCTACTTTAGAATGCACCGCGGTAATGGCTTTAGTCAAGAAATCATCCGAGGCCATAAACCGGGACACGAGCAGCAGTAATAATCCGCAGGTTTCCATAAAGGCCGGAGCCGGTAAAGCGTTGTTCAGCTCCTGAAATTCTTTTAATTGCAACGATTTTTCATAAATCCGGGGGTCATCTGATTTTCGCAGATCCCGGCCGGGGTTCAGTTGCACAATGCGTTTAACAGCCTCTACTTCCCTATTGCTAGCCGGAATTTTAAACAATTTGCGATTAGCAAAAAATAAGGAAGCTCCGGCCGAAAATTCTTCCGAAAAAGAAATATAGTACTGGCTCAGGTAAGAATCACAATAATAATTGCAAGTGGTAAAACTCGGTATCAGATAAAGGAATCCTGGCTCCAGTTTTACTTTTTGGGTGGCATTAGTAAGTAAACCTTCGCCTTGGTCAATGTAATAAAGCCGGTAAAAAATACTGGTAACATTGGGGTAGTTCCAAGATTTATCTAGTTGAACGTAATCTGTATTTAACAAAGAAAAGTTAAATTTTAAAATATTTTCCACCATAATAGCACCTGGTATATTTCTTAAACAAAAATAACAATTCCCATCAAAAAGTCGGGTTTGTTAAAATATTCGTAGTTTTTGTATAACCGCTCGGAAGAAGGCTAAGCTTATCTTTAGTGGAATTATTCTCGGAATAACCAACTTCATTATGAAAAGGCGTATACTGGCTGTTTTTTTTGCTACCCTGGCAATTACGTTAGGAGTATATGTTTACCGCACCTCCCTGCCGGATATGCCTGCCGATGTAACATTGGCTTACCAAGCTTTGCCCGAACACCTGGATTACAATATTGATGTAAAACCCATCCTTTCGGATAAATGCTTTGCCTGCCATGGTCCTGATAAGGCGAAGCAAAAAGCGGGTTTGCGGCTGGATGTAGCCGATTACGCTTACGCGGAACTGCCCGAAAATAAAGGAAAGGTGGCTATCTCGCCGGGAAATTTAAAAAATAGCGAATTTTTTAATCGCATTATTTCGGAAGACCCTGATTACAAGATGCCCAGCCCTGATTCGCACTTAAGTTTGACCGCGGCCGAAAAGGCCATCTTAATTAAGTGGATCAAAGAGGGCGCCGTGTATAAACCGCACTGGGCGTTTGTAAAGCCAAATAAAGCAACCGTACCCGCTGTAACAGAAGCTAACTGGAAAACCCATAACCCCATTGATAACTTTGTACTGGCTAAATTAAAGCAAGCGGGCCTCCATCCTCAACAGGAAGCCAACAAGGAAATTCTGCTGCGCCGGCTTTCTTTTGATCTGACCGGCTTGCCGCCTACCGTAGCGGAACTGGACGCTTTCCTGAAAGACAACTCGCCAAATGCTTACGAAAAACAGGTAGACCGCTTACTCCATTCACCGCATTACGGAGAAAAGATGGCGGTGGACTGGCTGGACGTGGCCCGGTATGCCGATTCGCACGGCTACACCGTAGATCGGATCCGGGATATGTCGCCTTACCGGGATTGGGTGATCAGCGCTTTTAACCGCAATATGCCTTACGATAAGTTTTTGCACTGGCAGTTAGCCGGCGATTTAATGCCTAAACCAAAGCGGGAAATGATTATTGCTACGGCATTTAACCGGAACCATCCGCAAAACATGGAAGGTGGCATTGTGGAACAAGAGTTCCAAACAGAGTATGTAATCGATCGAACCAATACGGTAGGTACGGCTATGCTGGGCCTTACGGTAGGTTGTGCCAAGTGCCACGATCATAAGTACGATCCTATTTCGCAAAAAAATTATTTTCAGTTATTCAGCTTTTTTAACAATGTAAAAGAAGCCGGGCAAATATCCTGGGACGATGCGTTACCCACCCCAACGCTTTTACTACCGGATAAACAGAAAGCAGAGATTCTTCGCTATATCAACGAAGAAATTTCCGGTCAACAGCAAAAATTTAAAAAAACAGTACATGCCCATGCAAAAGAGTTTGAAAGTTGGCTGCAAAAAAAACAGTTCGGGGAATCTTTTAAAAACCAGATACCGGCAGCCGGCTTGCAGGCTTACTATGACTTTAATAACGGCCAACTGGTAAACACGCGGAATAGCACGCAAAAGGCGGAAATGAAACGCGAGGCCGGAGCGCCCGGCGATAAACCCGTTTTTGTTGCCTCCGAAAAAGGTAAAGCACTGCAATTAGACGGAGATAACTGGCTGGATTTAGGCCAAACCGGTGTATTTGGTAAGTCCGATCCGTTTTCCATCGGCCTAAAGGTCATGATACCGGAAGACCTGAGCGAAGGGGTAATTTTTCACAAATGCGTGGCCGAGCGCTTATACAATTTTAAGGGTTATCATCTTTATTTAAAAAATAACCGCCTCGAAATAAATATGGCGCATACCGCGCCTTCCAACGCGATTACAAAAATCAGCCGGACCGATGTACCCCGCAACCAATGGCTGCAGTTGACTCTAACCTACGACGGAAGCGCGAAAGCAGCCGGCATGAAGCTGTACTTAAACGGCGCCGAAATGCCGATGGAGGTTACCATGGATCAGTTAACCAAAGAAATACTGTATAACAAAAGAGGAAAAAAACAAACTGGTCTGCAAATTGGAGCCTGGTGGCGCGGCAGCGGTTTTAAGAACGGGAAAGTAGATGATCTTACCGTGTATAACCGCACGCTTACCCCCTTGGAAGTACTAATGCTGGCCAAAAATATTTCCTAGCAATCGGTAGCCCAAAAAACAACGTATTCTCCCGCAGAAATAAACTCTTTACAGCAGTATTATTTTTCGGAGATAGACCCGCAGGCCAAAGCAGAAAGGCAGCAATTAAAATCGTTGCGGGAACGCCTCACCGATTCGATGGAGACTGTTCCGGAGTTAATGGTGATGCAGGAAATGCCGAAACCCAGAAAAACCTTTTTGCTACAACGCGGAAATTACGATACGCCGGGCGAACAAGTATTTCCGAACACGCCCGAAAGCATATTACCTTTCCCGAAAAACTTGCCGAAAAACCGCTACGGGTTAGCTTTATGGCTAACCAACCCCAAAAATCCTTTAACGGCGCGGGTAGCGGTTAATCGCTTGTGGCAAAATTTACTGGGAGTAGGATTGGTTAAAACGTCCGATGATTTTGGTAACCAGGGCGAAATGCCCAGCCATCCGGAGCTGCTCGACTGGCTGGCGGTAACTTTTAGGGAATCCGGCTGGAATATTAAAAAAATGAATAAAATGATCGTTCTGTCGGCCACTTACCGGCAGGACTCCCAAACCGCTAAAAACACGCGGGAAAAAGATCCGGAGAACCGTTTGCTTGCCCGGGGCCCCGCCTACCGCATGAGTGCCGAAATGATCCGGGATAATGCGTTGATGGCCAGCGGGCTCCTTAACCGAAAGATTGGGGGTAAGAGTGTGAAGCCGTACCAGCCAGACGGCCTTTGGGAAATTAACAGCATGACCTACGTGCCCGATTCGGGGGCCGCCATCTACCGCCGCAGTTTGTATGTCATTGTTAAACGATCGGTACCTAATCCTACTCTGGCTACCTTTGATGCTCCTTCGCGCAGCTACTGCATGGTGCGCCGACAAAGTACGAATACGCCGCTACAAGCCTTAGTAACGCTCAACGATCCGACTTTTATAGAAGCATCCCGAGTGCTGGGGGCCCAAATGTGCCAGATCGCTGACTCCCGCCAAGGTATTTCGCAAGTATACAGAAAGCTGACCGGCCGCAGGATTGCAAAAGCAGAGTTAGAGTTACTGAATACCATGCAGCAGGCTCAAGTTAAAAAGTTCCGGCAGCAGCCGGCAAAACAAAAAGGCTGGCTTACTATTGGCCAATACAGGGCCGTTAAAAGTATGGACCAGGCTTTGTTAGCCGCGAATACGGTGGTGGCGAACACCATTTTAAACTCGGACGCATCCCTTACCAAAAGATAAAGGCCATGGAAGATCATCACCACAAAAAAGAATTCCGGCTGCCCAGCCCCGATTTCAACGAGCTGCACCAAAAGCTGGACCGGCGGGAGTTTTTGACTAAAACTTCCATGGGTATCGGAGCGTTAGCCCTGGGTTACTTATTGGGAAATAAGCTTTTTGCCGGCTCTTCGCAAGGTACGGTAAGCAGCGCTACCGGCGACATGGAACAGGAAATTTTAAAAGCGCTGCCCCATTTTGCCCCTAAGGCAAAAAGGGTGGTCTATTTATTTATGAGCGGCGGCCCTTCTCAATTTGAAACCTTTGATTATAAGCCAAAACTGGTGAACATGCTGGGTAAAAACTTGCCCGACTCTGTACGAAAAGGTCAGCGTTTAACGGGCATGAGCGCCAACCAGAGTTCCCTGC
Proteins encoded in this window:
- a CDS encoding DUF1549 domain-containing protein, giving the protein MKRRILAVFFATLAITLGVYVYRTSLPDMPADVTLAYQALPEHLDYNIDVKPILSDKCFACHGPDKAKQKAGLRLDVADYAYAELPENKGKVAISPGNLKNSEFFNRIISEDPDYKMPSPDSHLSLTAAEKAILIKWIKEGAVYKPHWAFVKPNKATVPAVTEANWKTHNPIDNFVLAKLKQAGLHPQQEANKEILLRRLSFDLTGLPPTVAELDAFLKDNSPNAYEKQVDRLLHSPHYGEKMAVDWLDVARYADSHGYTVDRIRDMSPYRDWVISAFNRNMPYDKFLHWQLAGDLMPKPKREMIIATAFNRNHPQNMEGGIVEQEFQTEYVIDRTNTVGTAMLGLTVGCAKCHDHKYDPISQKNYFQLFSFFNNVKEAGQISWDDALPTPTLLLPDKQKAEILRYINEEISGQQQKFKKTVHAHAKEFESWLQKKQFGESFKNQIPAAGLQAYYDFNNGQLVNTRNSTQKAEMKREAGAPGDKPVFVASEKGKALQLDGDNWLDLGQTGVFGKSDPFSIGLKVMIPEDLSEGVIFHKCVAERLYNFKGYHLYLKNNRLEINMAHTAPSNAITKISRTDVPRNQWLQLTLTYDGSAKAAGMKLYLNGAEMPMEVTMDQLTKEILYNKRGKKQTGLQIGAWWRGSGFKNGKVDDLTVYNRTLTPLEVLMLAKNIS
- a CDS encoding DUF1801 domain-containing protein, whose translation is MQNLNEEVTKFVDALNHPLRAEIEELRQIILAAIKGLTENIKWNGPNYCFNDQDRITMRIHPSKQIQLIFHRGVKKMRQPADKLINDPSGLLLWKENDRAIATFKNRAEIEKAESNLKKIISDWIKA
- a CDS encoding beta-xylosidase family glycoside hydrolase, which gives rise to MGTPLKMTYTLPHFMGYRFGLFTYATKRAGGYADFDFFHIEEKISKID
- a CDS encoding helix-turn-helix domain-containing protein gives rise to the protein MVENILKFNFSLLNTDYVQLDKSWNYPNVTSIFYRLYYIDQGEGLLTNATQKVKLEPGFLYLIPSFTTCNYYCDSYLSQYYISFSEEFSAGASLFFANRKLFKIPASNREVEAVKRIVQLNPGRDLRKSDDPRIYEKSLQLKEFQELNNALPAPAFMETCGLLLLLVSRFMASDDFLTKAITAVHSKVAEAIQHIHTNLSTPITVDLLAKRASQHPDYFSRLFQENTGMRPLAYLQMKRVERAQLLIATTDLPFYEIANQTGFDSLSYFSRLFRSLTGMAPGAYKKLNRNHQI
- a CDS encoding serine hydrolase domain-containing protein translates to MKKGFSQLLFLYLLFVNLLPCQAQPNINRLDSLFDSLHQKSKFNGNVLIAQNGAVLYQRSFGFADRAKKIRNTATSRFHLASTSKLFTAVAILQLKEKGLIKLNDPVVRYLPDFPYSGITIRHLLTHTAGLPDFQIFEPYYQENPRQILTSADLIPALKRYGKVLFEPGEKWSYSSPGTALLAVIIEKVTRLKLEQYLKQYIWDKSGMHHTYINSLSAWVKDEKRVKNYARTTIFSDSVQIAESIPKHREFAQISGALIGPGLVVSDADDLFLFDQALYAGKLLRTETMNEAFTPIKLNNGTYAQPEPFLGKTAFGLGWFLLAEDPARKIVLHTGKQGGIVTIFVRDVTQKRTYILLDNSESPGLSNTTLNAMRILDNRPLLTLKESLAFTYAQDITKRGIDFALSHFNQVKTDTAHYYLNLFEMDYVGHQLIAHQRAEQGLETLRLLTQMNTDNWFPYYSYGKELVALGKKEEAAMNLKKSLLLSPENQEVKQVLEQLKGN
- a CDS encoding alpha/beta fold hydrolase, with product MSQNLNPAKSGYAAVNGLHMYYEVYGQGKPLVLLHGSFMTIPLNWTNIIPLLAQDRMVIATEMQGHGRTRDISREFSYEAMADDVSGLLQYLQIEQADILGYSMGGGVTFQMGVRHPEQVRRLVVLSAPYAHDGWWPDTEASFATFTPEMFQDTPIRAQYDSWGNDPAHFPEFVKKVINIDLKPYNWFRGVKNIKAPLFIAMGDADGVRYEHALKLFRAKGGGKQGDLHGLPQSRLAILPGTTHVGMIKRTDWLIPMITDFLDSDLRAAPPTF
- a CDS encoding DUF1553 domain-containing protein → MRERLTDSMETVPELMVMQEMPKPRKTFLLQRGNYDTPGEQVFPNTPESILPFPKNLPKNRYGLALWLTNPKNPLTARVAVNRLWQNLLGVGLVKTSDDFGNQGEMPSHPELLDWLAVTFRESGWNIKKMNKMIVLSATYRQDSQTAKNTREKDPENRLLARGPAYRMSAEMIRDNALMASGLLNRKIGGKSVKPYQPDGLWEINSMTYVPDSGAAIYRRSLYVIVKRSVPNPTLATFDAPSRSYCMVRRQSTNTPLQALVTLNDPTFIEASRVLGAQMCQIADSRQGISQVYRKLTGRRIAKAELELLNTMQQAQVKKFRQQPAKQKGWLTIGQYRAVKSMDQALLAANTVVANTILNSDASLTKR